A window of Candidatus Caldatribacterium sp. contains these coding sequences:
- a CDS encoding redox-sensing transcriptional repressor Rex gives MRRIPHSTVQRLVLCYSLAERALARGETYLRSQDIAALLQVDETQIRKDMAMVGIGGVQKRGYPVAVVVRRLEELFALRADKLAALVGVGNLGRALLNYPGFAKYGVRIVCAFDKDPEKVGREIGGVSVYPIEALREVIPRLGVQMAILAIPPHNAQEVADALVALGIKGIWNFSSALLQVPKGVAVRNECLESGLLLLLHKMQGENHVPLPKE, from the coding sequence TTGCGTAGGATTCCTCACAGCACGGTGCAGCGCCTTGTTCTCTGCTATTCTCTTGCGGAGCGGGCCTTAGCCCGGGGGGAAACGTACCTGCGGAGCCAGGACATCGCTGCGCTCCTCCAGGTTGATGAGACCCAAATCCGCAAGGACATGGCTATGGTGGGTATTGGGGGAGTCCAGAAGCGAGGGTACCCTGTGGCAGTGGTGGTGCGTCGCCTTGAGGAGCTCTTTGCCCTTCGGGCAGATAAGCTCGCTGCCCTCGTGGGGGTGGGAAACCTCGGTCGGGCGCTCCTCAACTACCCCGGGTTTGCAAAGTATGGGGTGCGAATCGTCTGCGCCTTCGATAAGGACCCTGAAAAAGTGGGGAGGGAAATCGGTGGGGTTTCGGTGTACCCCATAGAGGCGCTCAGGGAAGTCATCCCTCGCCTGGGGGTTCAAATGGCCATCCTCGCCATTCCCCCACACAATGCGCAAGAGGTGGCGGATGCTCTCGTGGCCCTGGGAATCAAGGGAATCTGGAATTTTTCTTCGGCTCTCCTCCAGGTTCCAAAGGGAGTGGCGGTGCGGAACGAGTGCTTAGAGAGCGGGCTTTTGCTCTTACTCC